One segment of Deltaproteobacteria bacterium DNA contains the following:
- a CDS encoding type II/IV secretion system protein, with amino-acid sequence MTQPTIRLGDLLKDKGLLSDRHIQYALQEQRVTGQKLGQVLTGIGIVSEFDLIHALSSQLGLDHIDLDKEAPDMALLRRFNRGTCLNLRLFPLRPEGDVVLVATSGLPDAAMEQACLRFTGKKPRFLLAEESKIVSSIYNYFFFLENPVEDILEREAKTLANDTTLTTSPDRFVEYLLLLAIKERTSDIHIRPMEHGINVAFRVDGVLKSVRFYPPSLKRVLSTIKLGAGMDISEQRLPQDGRWSATLLHRKFDIRVSSLVTPYGENLVLRLLPQERGSFSLRALGFLPEDLDRLAMAFQEPFGIILLTGPTGSGKSTTLVAGLSSLDLLGKNVLTVENPIEYIVPLARQTQVNEAAGYDFANAMRYFLRHDPDIILIGEMRDELTAKTAITAATTGHLVLSTLHSNTALGAIPRLKGLGLDNLSMAESLVAVVSQRLVRTICGQCQEAYTPSDAELIYLGAKTTTLYRGKGCPACGQSGYRGRTLLYEILFITPEMRQLLEEDASLHALETLAVNQGFTTMFDIGVKKALAGDTTIDELQRVLGSSRYTSITSATSSAF; translated from the coding sequence ATGACCCAACCAACCATCCGCCTCGGCGACCTGCTCAAGGACAAGGGCCTCCTCTCCGACCGACACATCCAATACGCCCTGCAGGAACAGCGCGTCACCGGGCAGAAGCTCGGGCAGGTGCTGACCGGCATCGGCATCGTCTCGGAATTCGACCTGATCCACGCCCTCAGCTCCCAGCTCGGCCTCGACCACATCGATCTGGACAAGGAAGCGCCGGACATGGCCCTGCTGCGCCGCTTCAATCGCGGCACCTGTCTCAACCTGCGCCTGTTTCCACTGCGCCCGGAAGGAGATGTCGTGCTCGTGGCCACGTCCGGTCTGCCCGACGCGGCCATGGAGCAGGCCTGTCTGCGCTTCACCGGCAAGAAACCGCGTTTTCTGCTGGCCGAGGAAAGCAAAATCGTGTCCTCGATCTACAACTACTTCTTTTTTCTGGAAAACCCCGTCGAGGACATTCTGGAGCGCGAGGCCAAAACCCTGGCCAACGACACCACCCTGACCACCAGCCCGGACCGCTTCGTGGAGTACCTGCTGCTGTTGGCCATCAAGGAGCGCACCTCGGACATCCACATCCGGCCCATGGAACACGGCATCAACGTCGCCTTCCGCGTTGACGGCGTGCTCAAGAGCGTGCGTTTCTACCCGCCAAGCCTCAAACGCGTCCTGAGCACCATCAAGCTTGGCGCCGGCATGGACATTTCCGAGCAGCGCCTGCCCCAGGACGGCCGCTGGAGCGCCACCCTGCTGCACCGCAAGTTCGACATCCGCGTCTCGTCGCTGGTCACGCCCTACGGCGAAAACCTCGTCCTGCGCCTGCTCCCCCAGGAACGCGGCAGCTTCAGCCTGCGCGCCCTGGGTTTTTTGCCCGAGGACCTGGACCGGCTGGCCATGGCCTTTCAGGAGCCGTTCGGCATCATCCTGCTGACCGGCCCCACGGGCTCGGGCAAATCGACGACCCTGGTCGCCGGCCTGTCCTCCCTGGATTTGCTCGGCAAGAACGTGCTGACCGTGGAAAACCCCATCGAGTACATCGTGCCCCTGGCCCGGCAGACCCAGGTCAACGAGGCCGCCGGCTACGACTTCGCCAACGCCATGCGCTATTTCCTGCGCCATGACCCGGACATCATCCTCATCGGCGAAATGCGCGACGAACTGACGGCCAAGACCGCCATCACCGCCGCCACCACCGGCCATCTGGTCCTGTCCACCCTGCACAGCAACACGGCCCTGGGCGCCATTCCGCGCCTCAAGGGCCTGGGGCTGGACAATCTGTCCATGGCCGAATCCCTGGTGGCCGTGGTCAGCCAGCGTCTGGTGCGCACCATCTGCGGCCAATGCCAGGAAGCCTACACGCCCAGCGACGCGGAATTGATCTATCTGGGCGCGAAAACGACCACCCTGTACCGGGGCAAGGGCTGCCCGGCCTGCGGCCAGAGCGGCTACCGCGGCCGCACGCTGTTGTATGAAATTTTGTTCATCACCCCGGAAATGCGCCAACTTCTGGAAGAGGACGCCTCCCTGCACGCCCTGGAAACCCTCGCCGTCAACCAGGGCTTCACGACCATGTTCGACATCGGCGTGAAAAAAGC